In a single window of the Chionomys nivalis chromosome 11, mChiNiv1.1, whole genome shotgun sequence genome:
- the LOC130884470 gene encoding LOW QUALITY PROTEIN: BUD13 homolog (The sequence of the model RefSeq protein was modified relative to this genomic sequence to represent the inferred CDS: inserted 2 bases in 1 codon) — MVEAPPLSKAEYLKRYLSGADAGQEGGSESLRKRYKNGPKPGGTTGKELRIVDDDVGWAAISTAKPEKEEEEDGDLPVVAEFVDERPEEVKQMEAFRSSAKWKLLEDHSGDGHFHHDERDPSSPRRSRHDTPDPSPPRRAHHDNPDPSPPRRAHHDTPDPSPPSRSCHDTPDPSPPRMAHHYTPDPFPPRRFRHDSDTSPPRRXSRVSPPRGVHNRSPDLATHRRTFDPSDPQPLRRARHDSPDLELPRTKSSKVASSSKTVLQRGLGPFHLSLSKVSKCGLDSDDFSQWKWQLDPQGVCQKASDSDLCPPCQKQNPGHQDSDSDLSLPRKRQRRRSSDSDLSPPRRRQRTKSSDSDLSPPRKSPRPGRKTARMYSGAKTGLVPDVQREQQELQKQDQDTTALGAQFEFAETVFRDESCRKRNLKLERLEQRRKAEKDSERDELYAQWGKGLAQSRQQQQNVEDAMKEMQKPLAHYINDEDLDQMLREQEREGDPMANFIKKNEAEENKHKKARPHYNGPAPPPNRFSIWPGYRWDGVDRSNGFEQKRFARLASKKAVEELAYKWSVEDM, encoded by the exons ATGGTGGAAGCTCCACCGCTCTCCAAGGCTGAATATCTGAAGCGTTATTTGTCTGGGGCAGATGCCGGCCAGGAAGGAGGTTCAGAGTCCCTTCGGAAGAGGTACAAAAATGGACCAAAGCCGGGAGGCACCACTGGCAAGGAATTGCGGATTGTTGATGATGATGTGGGCTGGGCAGCTATCTCTACTGCTAAGccggaaaaggaggaggaagaagatggagattTGCCTGTGGTGGCTGAGTTTGTGGATGAGCGTCCAGAAGAGGTAAAGCAGATGGAGGCCTTCCGCTCCAGTGCCAAATGGAAGCTCCTGGAAGACCACAGTGGAGATGGACATTTCCATCATGATGAACGAGATCCATCTTCTCCTAGGAGGTCCCGTCATGACACCCCAGATCCATCTCCTCCCAGGAGGGCCCATCATGACAACCCAGATCCCTCTCCTCCCAGGAGGGCCCATCATGACACCCCAGATCCATCTCCTCCCAGTAGGTCCTGTCATGACACCCCAGATCCATCTCCTCCCAGGATGGCACATCATTATACCCCAGATCCCTTTCCCCCAAGGAGATTCCGTCATGACTCCGACACATCTCCTCCTAGAAG GTCTCGGGTGTCACCCCCCAGAGGGGTCCATAACCGCTCCCCTGACTTAGCCACACATAGGAGGACTTTTGACCCTTCAGACCCACAGCCTCTCAGGAGGGCCCGTCATGACTCCCCGGATTTGGAGCTGCCCAGAACTAAGAGTAGTAAAGTTGCATCCTCTAGCAAGACTGTACTTCAGAGGGGGCTGGGACCCTTTCACTTGTCACTCTCCAAGGTCAGCAAGTGTGGGCTGGACTCTGATGACTTTTCTCAGTGGAAATGGCAGCTTGATCCTCAAGGTGTCTGCCAAAAAGCCTCTGATTCAGACCTTTGTCCTCCatgtcaaaaacaaaatccaggacACCAGGATTCTGACTCAGATCTGTCACTGCCACGGAAGAGACAGAGGCGCCGGAGCTCTGACTCTGACCTCTCTCCTCCCCGGAGGAGACAGAGGACAAAATCTTCTGATTCAGATCTCTCTCCTCCTCGAAAGAGTCCCCGTCCCGGGAGAAAGACTGCACGCATGTATTCTGGAGCAAAAACTGGGCTGGTGCCCGATGTCCAGCGGGAGCAGCAGGAACTTCAGAAACAGGACCAAGACACCACAGCCCTTGGAGCTCAGTTTGAATTCGCTGAAACTGTATTTCGAGACGAGTCTTGTCGGAAGAGGAATTTGAAGCTGGAACGCCTGGAGcagaggagaaaagcagagaaggaCTCAGAACGAGATGAGCTCTATGCCCAGTGGGGCAAAGGGCTTGCTCAGAGCCGGCAACAGCAGCAGAATGTAGAAGATGCCATGAAGGAGATGCAGAAGCCTCTGGCCCACTATATCAATGATGAAGATCTGGATCAGATGctgagagaacaagaaagagagggggacCCGATGGCCAACTTCATTAAGAAGAATGAGGCTGAGGAGAACAAGCACAAGAAAGCCAGGCCTCACTATAATggtcctgcccctcctcccaatAGATTCAGTATCTGGCCTGGCTACCGCTGGGATGGAGTGGACAGATCCAATGGCTTCGAACAGAAGCGCTTTGCCAGGCTCGCCAGCAAGAAGGCTGTGGAAGAGCTTGCCTACAAGTGGAGTGTGGAGGACATGTAG
- the LOC130884328 gene encoding coiled-coil domain-containing protein 12-like gives MAAAATGVGRLEEEALRRKERLKALREKTGRKDRDDGEPQTKQLREEEEEDGKHRGLRLRNYVPEDEDLKRRRVPHAKPVAVEEKVKEQLEAAKPEPVIEEVDLANLAPRKPDWDLKRDVAKKLEKLEKRTQRAIAVLIRERLKGQEDSLASAMDAVTGL, from the coding sequence ATGGCGGCTGCTGCCACAGGTGTGGGCCGCCTCGAGGAGGAGGCGCTGCGGCGGAAAGAACGGCTGAAGGCCCTCCGGGAGAAAACCGGGCGCAAGGACAGGGACGATGGGGAGCCACAGACCAAGCAGCTccgagaagaggaggaagaagatgggaaGCACAGGGGTCTCAGGCTTCGCAACTATGTCCCGGAGGATGAGGACCTGAAGAGGAGGAGGGTCCCCCATGCCAAACCAGTTGCAGTGGAAGAGAAGGTGAAGGAGCAACTAGAGGCTGCCAAGCCAGAGCCTGTCATTGAGGAAGTGGATCTGGCTAACCTGGCACCCCGGAAACCTGATTGGGATCTCAAGAGAGATGTGGCCAAGAAGCTGGAGAAGCTAGAAAAGCGGACCCAGAGAGCCATCGCAGTGCTGATCCGTGAACGGCTCAAAGGCCAAGAAGACAGCCTGGCTTCTGCAATGGATGCAGTCACAGGCCTGTGA
- the LOC130883654 gene encoding LOW QUALITY PROTEIN: pre-mRNA-splicing factor CWC22 homolog (The sequence of the model RefSeq protein was modified relative to this genomic sequence to represent the inferred CDS: inserted 2 bases in 1 codon): MAHVKHSSGHDRRESHNSYHRNSSPEDRHAEQERSPRDRDYSDYSRSDHERSRRGYSYDDGVESRRDREKRRERERDVDRKRSRKSPSPGRRSPERTVTHSSTQEEPPMKKKKDEQDPLLTRTGGAYIPPAKLRMMQEQITDKNSLAYQRMSWEALKKSINGLINKVNISNISIIIQELLQENIVRGRGLLSRSVLQAQSASPIFTHVYAALVAIINSKFPQIGELILKRLILNFRKGYRRNDKQLCLTASKFVAHLINQNVAHEVLCLEMLTLLLERPTDDSVEVAIGFLKECGLKLTQVSPRGINAIFERLRNILHESEIDKRVQYMIEVMFAVRKDGFKDHPVILDGLDLVEEDDQFTHMLPLEDDYNPEDVLNVFKMDPNFMENEEKYKAIKKEILDEGDSDSNTDQEAGSSEDEEEEEEDEEGEEEEEGQKVTIHDKTEINLVSFRRTIYLAIQSSLDFEECAHKLLKMEFAESQTKELCNMILDCCAQQRTYEKFFGLLAGRFCMLKKEYMESFESIFKEQYDTIHRLETNKLRNVAKMFAHLLYTDSLPWSVLECIKLSEETTTSSSRIFVKIFFQELCEYMGLPKLNARLKDETLQPFFEGLLPRDNPRNTRFAINFFTSIGLGGLTDELREHLKNTPKVIMTQKPEAEQKKPALTSSSSXSSDSDSDSSESSSDSSSEGGGSSSDSSQSSVSAKDTRKKRQGKTKSEEVEKAARVQQTRDRRREEGREEQRHQEGRSEGARSERHRAHDSRNADWRDPVAKPMVDRRLPSQENSYSRVRNGRDQDAHRELQDKHGEPKKKRRERRDSFSENEKQRPRSQDSESVRRKDRSKSRDRSRRHSGHKSDDDRYQNGAERRWEKSSRHSEHSRDSKRNQDRRREKSPRQR, from the exons ATGGCCCACGTGAAACATTCCTCTGGTCATGACAGAAGGGAGAGCCACAATTCATACCACCGGAACTCCTCCCCAGAAGACAGACATGCAGAACAAGAAAGGTCCCCCCGGGATAGAGATTACTCTGATTACAGCCGGTCAGACCATGAGCGTTCAAGAAGAGGGTATTCTTACGATGACGGCGTGGAGTCACGAAGGGACCGAGAAAAacgcagagaaagagaaagagatgtggATCGGAAAAGGTCCCGGAAATCCCCATCTCCTGGAAGAAGGAGCCCAGAACGAACTGTAACCCACAGTTCTACTCAGGAAGAACCTCccatgaagaagaagaaggatgagCAGGATCCACTGCTCACCCGAACAGGGGGAGCATATATTCCTCCCGCAAAACTCAGGATGATGCAGGAGCAGATCACAGATAAGAACAGCTTAGCCTACCAGAGGATGAGCTGGGAGGCCCTGAAGAAATCAATCAATGGTCTCATTAACAAGGTCAACATCTCCAACATAAGTATTATTATCCAAGAGCTCCTTCAAGAAAACATAGTCCGAGGGAGAGGCCTGCTGTCCAGGTCTGTTCTGCAGGCGCAGAGTGCGTCTCCAATCTTCACTCATGTCTATGCAGCTTTGGTGGCAATAATCAACTCAAAATTCCCACAGATTGGAGAATTAATCCTCAAGAGACTAATTCTTAATTTCCGGAAAGGATATCGAAGGAATGATAAGCAACTTTGCCTGACTGCTTCTAAATTTGTGGCACATCTTATTAACCAAAATGTGGCACATGAGGTTCTGTGCCTAGAGATGCTCACCTTGCTGCTGGAGAGACCAACAGATGACAGCGTCGAGGTAGCTATCGGCTTTCTCAAGGAGTGTGGCCTCAAATTAACCCAGGTGTCACCAAGAGGCATCAATGCTATCTTTGAACGCCTGCGAAACATCCTGCATGAGTCTGAGATTGACAAAAGAGTTCAGTACATGATTGAAGTGATGTTTGCTGTACGGAAGGACGGATTCAAGGACCACCCTGTTATTCTGGACGGGCTTGATTTAGTGGAAGAGGATGATCAGTTTACCCACATGCTCCCCTTGGAGGATGACTACAATCCAGAAGATGTTCTTAATGTTTTCAAGATGGATCCTAATTTTATGGAGAATGAAGAGAAGTACAAAGCTATTAAAAAGGAAATTCTTGATGAAGGAGACAGTGATTCAAACACAGACCAAGAAGCTGGAAGTAGTGaagacgaggaggaggaagaggaggatgaagaaggagaagaggaggaggaaggacaaaAAGTAACTATTCATGACAAAACAGAAATCAATCTAGTCTCATTTCGCCGTACAATATATCTTGCTATTCAGTCAAGTTTAGATTTTGAAGAATGTGCGCACAAGTTGCTGAAGATGGAGTTCGCTGAGAGCCAAACAAAAGAACTCTGCAACATGATACTTGATTGCTGTGCCCAGCAAAGGACCTATGAAAAATTTTTCGGCTTGTTAGCTGGGCGGTTTTGCATGCTGAAAAAAGAATACATGGAatcatttgaaagtatattcaaaGAACAGTACGATACCATCCATCgcttagaaacaaacaaattgaGAAATGTTGCTAAGATGTTTGCTCACCTTCTATACACTGATTCACTTCCATGGAGTGTTCTTGAATGTATAAAGCTCAGTGAAGAAACCACTACATCGTCTAGTAGAATTTTCGTCAAAATCTTTTTCCAGGAACTGTGTGAATACATGGGTCTTCCTAAACTGAACGCGAGGTTAAAGGATGAAACTCTGCAGCCATTTTTTGAAGGACTGTTACCTCGAGACAACCCACGGAATACCCGCTTCGCCATCAACTTCTTCACCTCCATAGGTCTTGGAGGTTTAACGGATGAACTGCGAGAGCACCTGAAAAATACACCCAAGGTCATCATGACCCAGAAACCAGAAGCCGAGCAAAAGAAACCCGCCCTGACCTCGTCATCTTC GTCCTCTGACTCAGATTCCGACAGCAGCGAGAGCAGCTCAGACTCCTCCAGTGAAGGGGGCGGCTCCTCGTCCGACAGCAGTCAGAGCTCCGTCTCAGCTAAAGATACAAGAAAGAAGAGACAAGGGAAGACCAAAAGTGAAGAAGTAGAGAAAGCAGCCAGGGTCCAGCAGACGCGTgacaggaggagagaagaaggaagggaggagcaaAGGCACCAAGAAGGGAGGTCTGAGGGAGCAAGGTCTGAGAGACACAGAGCGCATGACTCCCGAAATGCTGACTGGAGGGATCCTGTGGCAAAGCCCATGGTGGACAGAAGGCTTCCTTCCCAAGAAAATAGTTACAGTAGAGTTCGGAATGGCCGAGACCAAGACGCGCACAGAGAGCTGCAAGACAAGCATGGTGAGCCAAAGAAGAAGCGACGAGAGAGAAGAgattctttttctgaaaatgagAAGCAAAGACCCCGGAGTCAGGACAGTGAAAGTGTCAGGAGGAAAGATCGCTCCAAGTCAAGGGACAGGAGCAGAAGACATTCGGGCCATAAGAGTGATGATGACAGGTATCAGAATGGTGCTGAGAGACGATGGGAGAAGTCTAGCAGACACTCTGAACATTCTAGAGACTCCAAGAGAAACCAGGACCGGAGGAGAGAAAAGTCTCCGAGACAGAGATGA